A single window of Vigna radiata var. radiata cultivar VC1973A chromosome 4, Vradiata_ver6, whole genome shotgun sequence DNA harbors:
- the LOC106759309 gene encoding protein ENHANCED DISEASE RESISTANCE 2, with product MGSSAAASASQSDATSRMEGWLYLIRFNRIGLQFSRKRYFVLDGNLLRSFKSVPLSNNQDPVRSAIVDSCIRVMDNGRESVNRKVFFIFTLYNTSNHNDQLKLGASRPEEAARWIQSFHEASLKGAPDGGDDAVGCSKRRWQSFRLSGCSSRSHPNSVDWTLSSADVICSSPWTIFGCQNGLRLFKEAKDRDSGGKKWDDHPAIMAVGVVDGTSEAIFQTLMSLGPSRSEWDFCFYKGNVVEHLDGHTDIIHKQLFSDWLPWGMQRRDLLLRRYWRREDDGTYVILYHSVFHKKCPPQKGYVRACLKSGGYVISPVNKGKQSVVKHMLAIDWKCWRSYLKSSSAHSITIQMLGRVAALRELFKARQGNCSSPDYSSGELTTKSGLHGKEGGITNSDTEIKADENNHDNSVGEVDQTQSEHASLVTLNDADDEFYDVPEPSDYDESENGWMTESSHQRSQDIRHQKLSTAANFVKRLHDLAVQKRGYVDLQEMVREDSSLTCSYGSTLPQDPTCTLPCSLTEADPSTFLIRGENYLNDRLKIKAKGTLMQMVAADWVRSDKREDDLGGRPGSIVQKYATQGGPEFFFIVNIQVPGSTTYSLALYYMMNTPVEDAPLLESFIKGDDAFRNSRFKLIPYISKGSWIVKQSVGKKACLVGQALEINYFQGNNYLELGVDIGSSTVARGVVSLVLGYLNHLVIEMAFLIQGNTREELPEFLLGTCRLNHLDATKAVCLKP from the exons ATGGGAAGTAGTGCCGCTGCATCGGCGTCGCAAAGCGATGCGACTAGCAGAATGGAAGGCTGGTTGTACCTCATACGTTTCAACCGTATTGGACTTCAGTTCTCGCGGAAGCGTTACTTCGTCCTCGACGGTAACCTTCTCCGCAGCTTCAAATCCGTTCCTCTTTCTAATAACCAG GATCCTGTTAGAAGTGCTATTGTAGATTCCTGCATTCGAGTCATGGATAACGGGAGGGAGAGCGTTAACAGAAAA gtgttttttatttttactctctATAACACTTCAAATCACAATGATCAGTTAAAG TTAGGAGCAAGCCGTCCTGAAGAAGCGGCGAGGTGGATTCAGTCTTTCCATGAAGCATCGTTAAAG GGTGCACCCGATGGAGGAGATGATGCTGTAGGTTGTTCTAAGAGGAGATGGCAGTCCTTTAG ACTCAGTGGGTGTTCCAGTAGAAGTCACCCAAATTCTGTCGACTGGACTCTTTCTTCTGCTGATGTTATTTGCTCTTCACCGTGGACAATCTTTGGCTGCCAAAACG GTTTACGACTATTCAAGGAAGCAAAAGACCGGGATTCTGGTGGGAAG AAATGGGATGATCACCCTGCAATAATGGCTGTTGGTGTGGTTGATGGAACTTCAGAAGCCATTTTCCAGACTCTTATGTCTCTTGGTCCTTCAAGATCAGA GTGGGATTTTTGTTTCTACAAGGGGAATGTGGTGGAGCACTTGGATGGTCACACAGACATTATTCACAAACAGCTGTTTAGTGATTGGTTGCCTTG GGGAATGCAACGAAGAGATCTCTTGTTGCGGCGTTATTGGAGGAGAGAAGATGATGGGACATATG TTATTCTTTACCATTCCGTGTTTCATAAAAAGTGCCCTCCCCAGAAAGGCTATGTGCGTGCTTGCCTTAAAA GTGGAGGGTATGTTATATCACCGGTGAACAAAGGAAAGCAATCAGTTGTAAAACATATGCTTGCTATTGATTGGAAATGCTGGAGATCTTATCTTAAATCCTCATCAGCACATTCCATAACCATTCAAATGCTTGGGAGAGTTGCTG CATTGCGGGAGTTATTTAAAGCTAGACAGGGGAATTGTTCTTCTCCTGATTATTCATCTGGAGAGTTGACGACAAAGAGTGGGCTTCATGGAAAGGAAGGGGGCATCACCAATTCTGATACCGAAATTAAGGCAGATGAGAACAATCATGATAACTCAGTTGGAGAAGTAGATCAAACTCAATCAGAGCATGCAAGCCTTGTTACTCTAAATGATGCTGATGATGAGTTCTATGATGTTCCAGAGCCATCAGACTATGACGAGTCGGAAAATGGGTGGATGACTGAATCTAGTCACCAAAGGTCTCAG GACATTCGTCATCAGAAGTTATCAACTGCTGCTAACTTTGTAAAAAGATTGCATGATCTTGCAG TTCAGAAGAGGGGTTATGTTGACTTGCAAGAGATGGTCAGGGAAGACAGTAGTCTCACTTGCTCATATGGATCCACTCTTCCACAGGATCCTACTTGTACATTACCTTGCAGCTTGACTGAAGCAGATCCTTCTACTTTCCTGATTCGTGGAGAAAATTATCTCAATGACCGCCTGAAG ATTAAAGCGAAGGGAACCTTGATGCAAATGGTTGCTGCAGATTGGGTGAGATCTGACAAAAGGGAAGATGACCTTGGTGGCCGTCCTGGGAGCATTGTTCAG AAATATGCAACACAAGGAGGGCCCGAGTTCTTTTTCATTGTAAATATTCAG GTTCCAGGTTCTACTACATATAGCCTAGCACTATACTACATGATGAATACTCCCGTGGAAGATGCTCCTTTGCTAGAGAGTTTTATTAAGGGCGATGATGCCTTCAGAAATTCAAGATTTAAACTTATACCGTACATATCTAAG GGTTCATGGATAGTAAAGCAGAGTGTGGGCAAGAAGGCGTGCCTAGTTGGGCAAGCATTGGAAATcaattattttcagggaaataACTATTTGGAG CTTGGGGTTGATATTGGATCATCTACTGTTGCAAGAGGCGTTGTGAGTCTTGTTCTTGGGTACCTAAACCATCTGGTGATTGAGATGGCTTTTTTAATACAG GGAAACACACGTGAAGAGCTCCCTGAATTTCTTCTTGGAACTTGCCGCCTTAACCATCTCGATGCCACTAAAGCGGTTTGTCTGAAACCGTGA